AAAACTGAAAAAAGCTTCTGGATTGTGATATCCTCTGACAGAGAAATAGAAAGAGCAGCGTGGGAAGAAAACTGTGTTAGTGTTGATTCGTCAATTTTTTTTGATATTCTTAATGGAGAAGAGTTTTACTTTGAACAAAAAAAAGGTATGACTCTGTCAAAAAAACAAAAAGCAATTCTCAGGGCAATATCAAAACTCTAATGCTAAAGAGACTTTTTAGTATTCAGCCAGCATTTCAGTTAAATATTATTTTTTTTGCAGTTATGAGCGCTGTTGTGTTTATTTTTTCCGATAAAATTTATTATTTTTCTAATTTTTTCGTACTTTACATCTCTATGGTTATCTTCCAGTTCTTTCTAATTAGAGTTCCCGAAAATGCTCTCACCTCTTTTATAAAAAACATTGGATTCCCTGTTCTTTCTGTATTGATAGCCTTTGATACAGTTGGTGAGCTTATACCTTACATTAATCCAGAAGATATAGATATGGTCCTACTAAAGATAGATTATTCAATTCTGGGATTTTACCCCTATCTCTACTTTGACAAAATAGCCAACCCTTTATTAACTGAAATCATGCAAATCTCATACTGTTTTTATTATTTTCTTCCATTTATAATTGGCATCTATCTCATTAAAAATGGTGACAGAAAAGAATTTTACAGAGCTCTCTTTATCGTTCTCTTATGTTATTACCTTTCATACATTGGTTATATACTTTTTCCAGCACTTGGTCCAAGATACAGCATTGCTCATGTATTTAAAAACGAATTAAATGGTTTGTTTTTAGCAGACAAAATCAGAGATTTTTTAAACTCTCTTGAAGGAATAAAAAGAGACGCCTTCCCAAGTGGACATGTAGCAATATCCTTAGTTGTTCTATTTTTAATGTGGAAATATAGTAAAAAACTTTTTTTATTGTGCAGTATTCCGGTATTGTTTTTAATAATTTCCACAATTTACTGTAGATATCACTATTTTGCGGATGTTCTGTCTGGAATTTTTCTATCTGTTGTAACTTTTATTGCAGGTAATTTATACTATAATTTTTGGTTATCAAAAAATGGAAATACCTTTATCAAAAGATAGAGATGGATTTTTATTGAAAGTAAATGTTAAAACTGGAGCAAAAAACTCTGGTGCTGAAGGAGTTGAAGGAGATGTATTAAAATTAAAACTTAAGGCTCAACCACACAATGGATTGGCAAATAAAGAGCTTATTGAGATACTTTCTGAGATACTGAATGTACCAAAATCAAAAATTGAGATAATAAAAGGTAAAACTTCAAGAAATAAACTTATCAAAATAAAAGGAGAATTAGATTGATAGAAAGCCTTACTGGTTATGGATATTCTGAAAAAGGAATATTTAGAGTTGAGGCAAAATCTCTAAATCACCGATTTCTTGAGATAAATCTTAAATTACCCCAAATACTTTCAAAATATGAAATTGAGATAAGAAACCTCATAAGAGAAAAATTCCTTAGAGGCAAAATAGATATTACCGTAACGATTAATTATAGAGCAAAAACTGGTAAAATCTATCTAAATAAAAATCTTGCTAAACAACTTTATGAAGCTTTTATTGATTTAAAAAAAGAGTTAAGTATTCTTGGCTCTATTGATATTTCTATGTTTGCAAACTTTAGAGAAATCTTTGTATATGAAGAAGAGGAACCTGATTTAAATACCCTTATGCTTGCTCTGACAGAAGCTCTTGACTCACTCCATGAGATGAGAAAAAGAGAAGGAGAATTGATAAAACAAACTCTAACAGAAATTAGCGACAATCTTGAACAGGATTTGGCAAATTTAGAAACTTTGGTTGATATAAGTTATAATAATTATATTAATTCTTTGAAAAATAGAGTAAAACAGTTAATAACAGAAAATAATCTTGATGAAAAACGAATTTTTGAACAGATTTTTCTTTATGCACAGAAAGTAGATATAAAAGAGGAAGTTGATAGACTTCGTAGCCATATCATACAGTTTAAAGAAAGTATTTTAAAAGGTGGAGCAATGGGAAAAAAGCTGGATTTTTTACTTCAGGAGATGAATAGAGAGATTAATACAGTTCTGTCAAAAACAGAGGATTTTCAAGTTAAAACTCTGGGCATTGAAATAAAAACAAAAATTGAAAGACTAAAAGAACAGATTCAGAATATTCAATGAGTTTCATAAATATAGGTTTTGGCAATATAGTATCTCTATCAAGAATTGTTGCAGTAGTAAATCCTGGGTCTTCTCCTATGAAAAGAATAAAGGATGAAGCAAAAAAACGAGGAAAACTCATTGATGTGACTGAAGGGAGAAAAACACGTTCAATTATAATTACTGACAGTGACCATGTAATACTGAGCGCATTACAGGTTGAAACAATTTTGCAGAGAATTAATGAGACAAACAGGACAGAAGATGAATCTCTATAAAAGAGGAAATATTTTTGTTATTTCTGCTCCTTCTGGCTCTGGTAAAACAACATTGTGCAATAAACTAATTAAAGCATTACCTGATTTAAAGATGAGCATTTCGCATACGACAAGAAAGCCTAGAGCTGGTGAAATAGAGGGTGTAGATTATTTTTTTGTAGATAAAGAGACTTTTGAAAAAATGATATCTAATAACGAATTTATTGAATGGGCAGAAGTTTACGGAAACTTCTATGGAACTTCCAAAAGTGTTTTACAGCAGTTGATGGAAAAAGGATATGATATATTACTTGATATTGACACAGAGGGCGCAAAAAATATGAAAAAACTCTATCCTGAAAGTATCTTAATTTTTATTCTTCCACCTTCTTTAGAAGAACTCGAGAGAAGACTTTTAAATAGAAATGAAGATAAAGATATAATAAAAAAAAGATTGAGCAAAGCAAACGAAGAAATTTCTAACTATAAATTTTATGACTATGTTGTAATAAATGATAACCTTGAAAAAGCTTTTAATGAGTTGCTTTGCATTGTTTGCGCTGAAAGACTTAAAACAAAAAAAATAAAAGACGATGAAATAGAAAAAATCTTTAAAAAATAAGGAGGAAAAAGAAATGGAAAAAAAAGATCAAATTTTTGATATTATTTCTCTGCCAATAGAGATTGACAGGACAAAAATTGATTCCAGATATCGCCTTGCACTTATAGCAGCTCAAAGGGCTGCTGAACTTTCTCTTGGCGCTACACCAAAAATGGAAAAAAAAGTAAAAAAAGTTACAACCCTGAGTTTACTTGAGGTCTTATCAAATAAAATAGAATACATTACCGGTGAAGAAGCCTTAAAGGCTAAAGAAAAAATTGAACATATTAATGTTAAAAAACTTCTTGAAGAAAAAAGAAGAGCAATTCCTGATCTAAGCGAGCTTGAGAAAGATCTAAAGGTTTACCTGAATGAGAAGGAATCCGCTGAAAAAATGCTTGAAGAACTGTTTTCAGACCATTCAGAACAACAATCTGATGAGCAAGAATAAACAAAGGTGAAACAACTCTTAAAAGATAAAAAGATTCTACTGGGCATAACTGGCAGTATTGCAGCCTATAAAGTATACGATATAATTAAGCTCTTGAGAGATGCTGGTGCAGATATTTTCCCTGTGATGACTCAAAAGGCAACTTATTTTGTTACCCCTCTCAGTATTGAAATATCCTGTGGAAATAGAGTTCTAATTGATATGTTTCAAGAACCTCTCTCTCACATTGAACTTGCAAAAAAGTGCGATGTCTTTTTAATTTCACCGGCAACAGCAAATTTAATCAATAAATATGCCTGTGGAATTGCCGATGACCTTCTTACTACTACTCTTCTTGCGTTTCGTGGTCCTGTAATTATAGCTCCTGCTATGAACTGGAGAATGTATGAAACTCCACAACTAAAAAAAAGCATCGAGTTTCTGAAAAGCATTGGAGTTGAG
Above is a genomic segment from Thermodesulfovibrio aggregans containing:
- a CDS encoding phosphatase PAP2 family protein translates to MFIFSDKIYYFSNFFVLYISMVIFQFFLIRVPENALTSFIKNIGFPVLSVLIAFDTVGELIPYINPEDIDMVLLKIDYSILGFYPYLYFDKIANPLLTEIMQISYCFYYFLPFIIGIYLIKNGDRKEFYRALFIVLLCYYLSYIGYILFPALGPRYSIAHVFKNELNGLFLADKIRDFLNSLEGIKRDAFPSGHVAISLVVLFLMWKYSKKLFLLCSIPVLFLIISTIYCRYHYFADVLSGIFLSVVTFIAGNLYYNFWLSKNGNTFIKR
- a CDS encoding DUF167 domain-containing protein, with amino-acid sequence MEIPLSKDRDGFLLKVNVKTGAKNSGAEGVEGDVLKLKLKAQPHNGLANKELIEILSEILNVPKSKIEIIKGKTSRNKLIKIKGELD
- a CDS encoding YicC/YloC family endoribonuclease; translated protein: MIESLTGYGYSEKGIFRVEAKSLNHRFLEINLKLPQILSKYEIEIRNLIREKFLRGKIDITVTINYRAKTGKIYLNKNLAKQLYEAFIDLKKELSILGSIDISMFANFREIFVYEEEEPDLNTLMLALTEALDSLHEMRKREGELIKQTLTEISDNLEQDLANLETLVDISYNNYINSLKNRVKQLITENNLDEKRIFEQIFLYAQKVDIKEEVDRLRSHIIQFKESILKGGAMGKKLDFLLQEMNREINTVLSKTEDFQVKTLGIEIKTKIERLKEQIQNIQ
- a CDS encoding DUF370 domain-containing protein encodes the protein MSFINIGFGNIVSLSRIVAVVNPGSSPMKRIKDEAKKRGKLIDVTEGRKTRSIIITDSDHVILSALQVETILQRINETNRTEDESL
- the gmk gene encoding guanylate kinase, encoding MRQTGQKMNLYKRGNIFVISAPSGSGKTTLCNKLIKALPDLKMSISHTTRKPRAGEIEGVDYFFVDKETFEKMISNNEFIEWAEVYGNFYGTSKSVLQQLMEKGYDILLDIDTEGAKNMKKLYPESILIFILPPSLEELERRLLNRNEDKDIIKKRLSKANEEISNYKFYDYVVINDNLEKAFNELLCIVCAERLKTKKIKDDEIEKIFKK
- the rpoZ gene encoding DNA-directed RNA polymerase subunit omega, with amino-acid sequence MEKKDQIFDIISLPIEIDRTKIDSRYRLALIAAQRAAELSLGATPKMEKKVKKVTTLSLLEVLSNKIEYITGEEALKAKEKIEHINVKKLLEEKRRAIPDLSELEKDLKVYLNEKESAEKMLEELFSDHSEQQSDEQE